One genomic window of Manihot esculenta cultivar AM560-2 chromosome 16, M.esculenta_v8, whole genome shotgun sequence includes the following:
- the LOC110603073 gene encoding auxin response factor 19 isoform X1: protein MKVPPNGFMANSAEGERKTINSELWHACAGPLVSLPPVGSLVVYFPQGHSEQVAASMQKEMDFIPSYPNLPSKLICMLHNVTLHADAETDEVYAQMTLQPVNKYDKEALLASDMGLKQNRQPTEFFCKTLTASDTSTHGGFSVPRRAAEKIFPPLDYSMQPPAQELVARDLHENAWTFRHIYRGQPKRHLLTTGWSVFVSTKRLFAGDSVLFIRDEKSQLLLGIRRANRQQPALSSSVISSDSMHIGILAAAAHAAANNSPFTVFYNPRASPSEFVIPFSKYNKAMYTQVSLGMRFRMMFETEESGVRRYMGTITGISDMDPVRWKGSQWRNLQVGWDESTAGERPSRVSVWEIEPVVTPFYICPPPFFRPKFPKQPGMPDDESDTENAFKRAMPWLGDEFGMKDTPSSIFPGLSLVQWMSMQQNNQLSAAQAGFFPPMLPSTALHNNFSVDDPSKLLNFQAPGLSVPSLQFNKANPQNQVSQLPQQSAWTQQQQLQQLLQTNITQQQPSLPQQEQQQSHPQQQQQRQQPQPQPQQQQQLSQQQQPQPQPPQLQVQQQQQMFQPPVNNGVVTPNQISNQNSQQQIVYSQLQQQQQLLASTSQSQNISGANKSPYQLTSLPQDTSFQQQMEQQSNLLQRHQQQTQLQQSPLQLLQQNLAQITQQQSQPQPQVQQLSHPGLSEQQLHLQLLQKLQQQQQQQLLSPTSSSLQPQLLQQQQTHQQNQQFQQSPLSQSQQQPLGNNSFSTAALMQSQSFPVSQSHGLQKSPTTIRAHSTLTDGDAPSCSTSPSTNNCQISPSNFLNRNQQTAAILMGDPVAEPANTLVQELNSKSDIRIKHEFPSSKGTDQLKYKGTMADQLEASSSGTSYCLDAGNIQPNFSLPTFGLDGDVQSHPRNSLPFATNIDSLAPDTLLSRGYDSQKDLQNLLTNYGGTPRDIETELSTAALSSQSFGVPNIPFKPGCSNDVPINDSGVLNGGLWASQTQRMRTYTKVQKRGSVGRSIDVTRYKGYDELRHDLARMFGIEGQLEDPQSSDWKLVYVDHENDILLVGDDPWEEFVSCVQSIKILSSVEVQQMSLDGDLGSVPVPKQACSGTNSGNAWRGHYDDNSAASFNR, encoded by the exons ATGAAGGTTCCTCCGAATGGGTTCATGGCTAATTCTGCAGAAG GAGAAAGGAAAACTATTAATTCGGAGCTATGGCACGCTTGTGCGGGGCCATTGGTCTCTCTGCCTCCAGTTGGAAGTCTTGTAGTGTATTTCCCTCAAGGCCACAGTGAGCAA GTTGCAGCGTCAATGCAAAAAGAGATGGACTTCATACCGAGCTATCCCAACCTTCCTTCCAAATTGATTTGCATGCTTCACAACGTCACATTGCAC GCTGATGCAGAAACTGATGAGGTCTATGCTCAGATGACCCTTCAACCTGTAAACAAA TATGACAAGGAAGCATTACTGGCATCTGATATGGGCCTCAAGCAAAACAGGCAACCTACTGAATTCTTCTGTAAAACTCTTACGGCTAGTGACACAAGCACACATGGCGGATTCTCCGTCCCTCGGCGAGCAGCTGAGAAGATTTTCCCACCACTG GACTATTCAATGCAACCACCTGCTCAGGAGTTGGTAGCCAGAGATTTACATGAAAATGCATGGACATTTAGACATATTTATCGCG GCCAGCCAAAAAGACATCTGCTCACTACAGGTTGGAGTGTCTTTGTTAGCACAAAAAGACTGTTTGCTGGTGATTCTGTTCTATTCATAAG AGATGAGAAGTCACAGCTTCTCTTGGGGATAAGGCGTGCTAATAGACAGCAGCCAGCACTTTCTTCGTCTGTCATATCCAGTGACAGTATGCATATTGGAATTCTTGCTGCTGCAGCTCATGCTGCAGCTAATAACAGCCCATTTACTGTATTTTACAATCCAAG AGCAAGCCCTTCTGAGTTTGTGATACCCTTCTCCAAGTATAACAAAGCAATGTATACTCAAGTTTCACTTGGCATGAGATTCAGAATGATGTTTGAGACTGAGGAGTCAGGTGTACGTAGATACATGGGCACAATCACCGGCATCAGTGATATGGATCCAGTGAGATGGAAAGGTTCACAGTGGCGCAATCTTCAG GTTGGATGGGACGAATCAACTGCTGGTGAACGGCCAAGCCGAGTTTCAGTTTGGGAGATTGAGCCAGTAGTAACTCCTTTCTACATTTGCCCACCTCCATTTTTCAGACCCAAGTTTCCTAAACAGCCAGGGATGCCAG ATGATGAGTCCGACACTGAGAATGCTTTTAAAAGAGCCATGCCCTGGCTTGGAGATGAGTTTGGCATGAAAGATACCCCAAGCTCAATTTTCCCTGGTTTGAGTTTAGTTCAGTGGATGAGCATGCAACAAAATAATCAATTGTCAGCTGCTCAAGCCGGATTCTTCCCACCCATGCTTCCTTCCACTGCCTTGCATAATAACTTCAGCGTTGATGATCCCTCAAAGTTACTGAATTTTCAAGCACCTGGCTTGTCCGTACCAAGTCTCCAGTTTAACAAAGCAAATCCACAAAACCAAGTCAGCCAGCTGCCGCAGCAATCAGCATGGACTCAACAGCAGCAGCTGCAGCAATTATTGCAGACCAATATCACCCAACAGCAGCCATCTCTCCCTCAACAAGAACAGCAGCAGTCTCATCCCCAGCAGCAACAGCAGAGGCAGCAGCCACAACCACAACCACAACAGCAACAACAATTGAGCCAACAGCAGCAGCCACAGCCGCAGCCTCCACAATTACAagtgcagcagcagcagcagatgTTTCAACCTCCTGTAAATAATGGTGTTGTTACTCCTAACCAAATTTCAAATCAGAATTCGCAGCAACAAATTGTATACTCTCAGcttcagcagcagcagcagctatTGGCAAGCACTAGCCAATCCCAAAACATCTCTGGTGCTAATAAGAGTCCATATCAGCTGACCTCTTTGCCACAAGATACTTCATTCCAGCAACAAATGGAGCAGCAGTCTAACCTCTTACAGAGACACCAGCAGCAGACACAATTGCAACAGTCCCCACTGCAGTTATTGCAACAAAACCTGGCACAGATAACACAGCAGCAATCACAGCCGCAGCCACAAGTGCAACAACTATCACATCCTGGTCTCTCTGAGCAACAGCTTCACTTGCAGTTGCTGCAGAAattgcagcagcagcagcagcagcaattGCTTTCCCCTACAAGCTCATCTTTGCAGCCTCAGTTGCTACAGCAACAGCAGACCCATCAACAAAACCAGCAGTTCCAGCAGTCACCTCTTTCACAGAGCCAGCAGCAACCACTCGGTAACAATAGCTTCTCAACAGCAGCACTCATGCAATCACAATCTTTTCCTGTCAGTCAGTCCCATGGCCTGCAAAAGTCACCTACAACAATTAGAGCTCATTCCACCCTTACAGATGGAGATGCTCCATCTTGTTCAACCTCACCCTCCACTAATAACTGCCAAATATCTCCATCAAATTTCCTGAATAGAAACCAACAAACAGCGGCGATATTGATGGGAGACCCAGTAGCTGAGCCTGCTAATACTCTGGTTCAGGAGCTCAATAGCAAGTCCGATATTCGAATTAAACACGAGTTTCCTAGTTCAAAAGGAACAGACCAGCTAAAATACAAAGGTACAATGGCTGATCAATTGGAAGCCTCCTCTTCTGGAACATCATATTGCCTGGATGCTGGCAACATTCAGCCAAATTTCTCACTCCCCACCTTTGGTTTGGATGGTGATGTTCAATCACATCCTCGAAACAGTCTTCCTTTTGCAACTAATATCGATAGCTTGGCACCTGACACTTTGTTATCAAGGGGATATGACTCTcagaaagatcttcaaaacttGCTAACTAATTATGGTGGGACTCCAAGGGATATTGAGACAGAGTTGTCAACTGCTGCGCTTAGCTCCCAATCATTTGGGGTGCCAAACATACCCTTCAAGCCTGGATGTTCTAATGATGTTCCAATCAATGATTCTGGGGTTTTGAATGGTGGATTGTGGGCCAGTCAGACCCAACGCATGCGAACATATACAAAG GTTCAAAAGCGTGGCTCTGTAGGAAGATCTATTGATGTAACCCGTTATAAAGGTTATGATGAACTTAGACATGATCTAGCTCGCATGTTTGGTATTGAAGGGCAACTAGAAGATCCACAAAGTTCTGACTGGAAATTAGTTTATGTGGACCATGAGAATGACATACTACTTGTCGGAGATGACCCTTGGGA GGAGTTTGTAAGCTGTGTTCAGAGCATAAAGATACTGTCATCTGTGGAAGTGCAGCAAATGAGCTTAGATGGAGATCTTGGTAGCGTACCGGTTCCCAAGCAAGCATGCAGTGGGACTAACAGTGGAAATGCATGGAGAGGGCACTATGATGATAACTCAGCTGCCTCATTTAATAGATAA
- the LOC110603073 gene encoding auxin response factor 19 isoform X2, with amino-acid sequence MGLKQNRQPTEFFCKTLTASDTSTHGGFSVPRRAAEKIFPPLDYSMQPPAQELVARDLHENAWTFRHIYRGQPKRHLLTTGWSVFVSTKRLFAGDSVLFIRDEKSQLLLGIRRANRQQPALSSSVISSDSMHIGILAAAAHAAANNSPFTVFYNPRASPSEFVIPFSKYNKAMYTQVSLGMRFRMMFETEESGVRRYMGTITGISDMDPVRWKGSQWRNLQVGWDESTAGERPSRVSVWEIEPVVTPFYICPPPFFRPKFPKQPGMPDDESDTENAFKRAMPWLGDEFGMKDTPSSIFPGLSLVQWMSMQQNNQLSAAQAGFFPPMLPSTALHNNFSVDDPSKLLNFQAPGLSVPSLQFNKANPQNQVSQLPQQSAWTQQQQLQQLLQTNITQQQPSLPQQEQQQSHPQQQQQRQQPQPQPQQQQQLSQQQQPQPQPPQLQVQQQQQMFQPPVNNGVVTPNQISNQNSQQQIVYSQLQQQQQLLASTSQSQNISGANKSPYQLTSLPQDTSFQQQMEQQSNLLQRHQQQTQLQQSPLQLLQQNLAQITQQQSQPQPQVQQLSHPGLSEQQLHLQLLQKLQQQQQQQLLSPTSSSLQPQLLQQQQTHQQNQQFQQSPLSQSQQQPLGNNSFSTAALMQSQSFPVSQSHGLQKSPTTIRAHSTLTDGDAPSCSTSPSTNNCQISPSNFLNRNQQTAAILMGDPVAEPANTLVQELNSKSDIRIKHEFPSSKGTDQLKYKGTMADQLEASSSGTSYCLDAGNIQPNFSLPTFGLDGDVQSHPRNSLPFATNIDSLAPDTLLSRGYDSQKDLQNLLTNYGGTPRDIETELSTAALSSQSFGVPNIPFKPGCSNDVPINDSGVLNGGLWASQTQRMRTYTKVQKRGSVGRSIDVTRYKGYDELRHDLARMFGIEGQLEDPQSSDWKLVYVDHENDILLVGDDPWEEFVSCVQSIKILSSVEVQQMSLDGDLGSVPVPKQACSGTNSGNAWRGHYDDNSAASFNR; translated from the exons ATGGGCCTCAAGCAAAACAGGCAACCTACTGAATTCTTCTGTAAAACTCTTACGGCTAGTGACACAAGCACACATGGCGGATTCTCCGTCCCTCGGCGAGCAGCTGAGAAGATTTTCCCACCACTG GACTATTCAATGCAACCACCTGCTCAGGAGTTGGTAGCCAGAGATTTACATGAAAATGCATGGACATTTAGACATATTTATCGCG GCCAGCCAAAAAGACATCTGCTCACTACAGGTTGGAGTGTCTTTGTTAGCACAAAAAGACTGTTTGCTGGTGATTCTGTTCTATTCATAAG AGATGAGAAGTCACAGCTTCTCTTGGGGATAAGGCGTGCTAATAGACAGCAGCCAGCACTTTCTTCGTCTGTCATATCCAGTGACAGTATGCATATTGGAATTCTTGCTGCTGCAGCTCATGCTGCAGCTAATAACAGCCCATTTACTGTATTTTACAATCCAAG AGCAAGCCCTTCTGAGTTTGTGATACCCTTCTCCAAGTATAACAAAGCAATGTATACTCAAGTTTCACTTGGCATGAGATTCAGAATGATGTTTGAGACTGAGGAGTCAGGTGTACGTAGATACATGGGCACAATCACCGGCATCAGTGATATGGATCCAGTGAGATGGAAAGGTTCACAGTGGCGCAATCTTCAG GTTGGATGGGACGAATCAACTGCTGGTGAACGGCCAAGCCGAGTTTCAGTTTGGGAGATTGAGCCAGTAGTAACTCCTTTCTACATTTGCCCACCTCCATTTTTCAGACCCAAGTTTCCTAAACAGCCAGGGATGCCAG ATGATGAGTCCGACACTGAGAATGCTTTTAAAAGAGCCATGCCCTGGCTTGGAGATGAGTTTGGCATGAAAGATACCCCAAGCTCAATTTTCCCTGGTTTGAGTTTAGTTCAGTGGATGAGCATGCAACAAAATAATCAATTGTCAGCTGCTCAAGCCGGATTCTTCCCACCCATGCTTCCTTCCACTGCCTTGCATAATAACTTCAGCGTTGATGATCCCTCAAAGTTACTGAATTTTCAAGCACCTGGCTTGTCCGTACCAAGTCTCCAGTTTAACAAAGCAAATCCACAAAACCAAGTCAGCCAGCTGCCGCAGCAATCAGCATGGACTCAACAGCAGCAGCTGCAGCAATTATTGCAGACCAATATCACCCAACAGCAGCCATCTCTCCCTCAACAAGAACAGCAGCAGTCTCATCCCCAGCAGCAACAGCAGAGGCAGCAGCCACAACCACAACCACAACAGCAACAACAATTGAGCCAACAGCAGCAGCCACAGCCGCAGCCTCCACAATTACAagtgcagcagcagcagcagatgTTTCAACCTCCTGTAAATAATGGTGTTGTTACTCCTAACCAAATTTCAAATCAGAATTCGCAGCAACAAATTGTATACTCTCAGcttcagcagcagcagcagctatTGGCAAGCACTAGCCAATCCCAAAACATCTCTGGTGCTAATAAGAGTCCATATCAGCTGACCTCTTTGCCACAAGATACTTCATTCCAGCAACAAATGGAGCAGCAGTCTAACCTCTTACAGAGACACCAGCAGCAGACACAATTGCAACAGTCCCCACTGCAGTTATTGCAACAAAACCTGGCACAGATAACACAGCAGCAATCACAGCCGCAGCCACAAGTGCAACAACTATCACATCCTGGTCTCTCTGAGCAACAGCTTCACTTGCAGTTGCTGCAGAAattgcagcagcagcagcagcagcaattGCTTTCCCCTACAAGCTCATCTTTGCAGCCTCAGTTGCTACAGCAACAGCAGACCCATCAACAAAACCAGCAGTTCCAGCAGTCACCTCTTTCACAGAGCCAGCAGCAACCACTCGGTAACAATAGCTTCTCAACAGCAGCACTCATGCAATCACAATCTTTTCCTGTCAGTCAGTCCCATGGCCTGCAAAAGTCACCTACAACAATTAGAGCTCATTCCACCCTTACAGATGGAGATGCTCCATCTTGTTCAACCTCACCCTCCACTAATAACTGCCAAATATCTCCATCAAATTTCCTGAATAGAAACCAACAAACAGCGGCGATATTGATGGGAGACCCAGTAGCTGAGCCTGCTAATACTCTGGTTCAGGAGCTCAATAGCAAGTCCGATATTCGAATTAAACACGAGTTTCCTAGTTCAAAAGGAACAGACCAGCTAAAATACAAAGGTACAATGGCTGATCAATTGGAAGCCTCCTCTTCTGGAACATCATATTGCCTGGATGCTGGCAACATTCAGCCAAATTTCTCACTCCCCACCTTTGGTTTGGATGGTGATGTTCAATCACATCCTCGAAACAGTCTTCCTTTTGCAACTAATATCGATAGCTTGGCACCTGACACTTTGTTATCAAGGGGATATGACTCTcagaaagatcttcaaaacttGCTAACTAATTATGGTGGGACTCCAAGGGATATTGAGACAGAGTTGTCAACTGCTGCGCTTAGCTCCCAATCATTTGGGGTGCCAAACATACCCTTCAAGCCTGGATGTTCTAATGATGTTCCAATCAATGATTCTGGGGTTTTGAATGGTGGATTGTGGGCCAGTCAGACCCAACGCATGCGAACATATACAAAG GTTCAAAAGCGTGGCTCTGTAGGAAGATCTATTGATGTAACCCGTTATAAAGGTTATGATGAACTTAGACATGATCTAGCTCGCATGTTTGGTATTGAAGGGCAACTAGAAGATCCACAAAGTTCTGACTGGAAATTAGTTTATGTGGACCATGAGAATGACATACTACTTGTCGGAGATGACCCTTGGGA GGAGTTTGTAAGCTGTGTTCAGAGCATAAAGATACTGTCATCTGTGGAAGTGCAGCAAATGAGCTTAGATGGAGATCTTGGTAGCGTACCGGTTCCCAAGCAAGCATGCAGTGGGACTAACAGTGGAAATGCATGGAGAGGGCACTATGATGATAACTCAGCTGCCTCATTTAATAGATAA